Proteins from a genomic interval of Leishmania braziliensis MHOM/BR/75/M2904 complete genome, chromosome 24:
- a CDS encoding putative fumarate hydratase, which translates to MFRRITPLLSEFNFVPLVSKVSHKETKYRLLTKDHVSVVQPGAGLPEMLKVDPAALTLLSSVAFDDIEHLMRSSHLASLRKIFDDPEASDNDKFVALQLLKNANISSARLLPGCQDTGTAIISGHRGEQVFVLGNEEEALSRGVYDIFQERNLRYSQNVPLSMYDEKNTGTNLPAQIDLYATKGMEYSFLFVAKGGGSANKSFLLQESKSVLNPKSLRKFLKEKLAMFGTSACPPYHIAVVIGGTSAEMTMRMVKHASCHYYDDLITKPDMKTGYTFRDLELEKEVLEICQNIGMGAQFGGKYYAHDARVIRMPRHGASCPIGIGVSCSADRQALGKINKDGVWLEVLEMEPSRFLPDVKEDELLKTPPVEVNLNRPMSEVLQELSKHPVKTRLSLTGTIVVARDSAHARMREMLEAGKPLPQYMKDHPVYYAGPAKTPDGLPSGSFGPTTAGRMDPFVDLFQSLGGSMVMLAKGNRSKHVTEACKKHGGFYLGSIGGPAAVLAQDAIKKVECLDMKDLGMEAVWKIEVQNFPAFIVVDDKGNDFFQQL; encoded by the coding sequence ATGTTTCGCCGCATTACCCCGCTACTGTCAGAGTTCAACTTTGTGCCACTGGTGTCCAAGGTGTCGCACAAGGAGACCAAATACCGTCTCTTGACGAAGGACCATGTCTCTGTGGTGCAGCCCGGTGCCGGACTGCCGGAGATGCTGAAGGTGGACCCGGCTGCACTCACGTTGCTGTCCTCCGTGGCGTTCGACGATATAGAGCACCTGATGCGCTCCTCGCATCTGGCGTCACTGCGCAAAATCTTCGATGACCCCGAAGCGAGCGACAACGACAAGTTCGTAGCGCTGCAGCTACTTAAGAATGCAAACATCTCCTCGGCCCGTTTGCTGCCCGGCTGCCAGGACACCGGAACGGCCATCATCTCGGGCCACCGTGGCGAGCAGGTGTTTGTGCTcggcaacgaggaggaggccctCAGCCGTGGTGTGTACGATATCTTCCAGGAGCGCAACCTCCGCTACAGCCAGAACGTACCGCTCAGCATGTATGACGAGAAGAACACCGGCACGAACTTGCCAGCCCAGATTGATCTGTACGCCACCAAGGGGATGGAGTACAGCTTCTTGTTTGTTGCGAAGGGGGGCGGCTCGGCAAACAAATCGTTCCTGCTGCAAGAGAGCAAGTCGGTGCTCAACCCCAAGTCGCTGCGTAAGTTCCTCAAGGAGAAGCTAGCCATGTTTGGCACCTCTGCCTGCCCGCCGTACCACATCGCCGTCGTCATTGGTGGCACGAGCGCTGAGATGACGATGAGGATGGTGAAACACGCCTCCTGCCACTACTACGACGACCTGATCACGAAGCCAGACATGAAAACAGGCTACACGTTCCGCGACCtcgagctggagaaggaggtaCTGGAGATCTGCCAGAACATCGGGATGGGTGCCCAGTTTGGCGGCAAGTACTACGCCCATGACGCGCGCGTGATCCGCATGCCTCGCCATGGTGCGTCCTGCCCTATCGGCATAGGTGTCTCTTGCAGCGCGGATCGCCAGGCGCTCGGCAAGATTAACAAAGATGGCGTGTGGTTGGAGGTACTGGAGATGGAGCCGTCCAGGTTCCTGCCGGACGTGAAGGAGGATGAGCTGCTTAAAACGCCGCCGGTCGAGGTGAATCTGAACCGACCCATGTCAGAGGTCCTTCAGGAGCTCTCCAAGCACCCCGTGAAAACCCGCCTCAGCCTCACAGGCACCATCGTTGTGGCGCGCGACAGCGCCCATGCCCGAATGCGTGAGATGCTAGAGGCTGGCAAGCCGCTGCCACAGTACATGAAAGATCACCCCGTGTACTACGCCGGCCCAGCGAAGACGCCCGACGGTCTTCCGTCCGGATCCTTCGGCCCAACGACGGCTGGTCGCATGGACCCCTTCGTCGACCTCTTTCAGTCGCTGGGCGGCTCGATGGTGATGCTCGCCAAGGGCAACCGCAGCAAGCACGTGACGGAGGCATGCAAAAAGCACGGCGGCTTCTACCTCGGCAGCATCGGCGGGCCGGCGGCTGTGTTAGCGCAGGATGCGATCAAAAAAGTGGAGTGCCTCGACATGAAGGACCTCGGGATGGAGGCGGTGTGGAAGATCGAAGTGCAGAACTTCCCGGCCTTCATCGTTGTCGATGATAAGGGCAACGACTTCTTCCAGCAGCTCTAG
- a CDS encoding putative ethanolamine phosphotransferase, with protein MSSQCTVARHDYLSWCPALLVIALYAGSVLLFTTSMLSTSIVMRTVATEPCDEAQAPSVDQVVLILIDALRPDFVLSSLRPFARIGGRCTAHEDALGPQRLDEFDAGQTLQYVEESLRSSESAALAFFLVADPPTTTAQRLKAIATGTMPAFLEAGSNFNSEAVEMDSVVGQMNGSAVLLGDDTWERLFPNTPTRRHWKKAVGIPSFDVADFDTNDDAVLAEVYSALAAETPEAVLRAAATSPAEAEQQEGPARLVVAHFLGIDHIGHRISSDNPFMNAKILQLDQMLRNISRTLRERATSMNTMLLVLGDHGMTNSGDHGGDSAQETDTFLFAEYFPGTQADVTHTHPPPSASSNLARAQRLIERRWRDGVDAEFDRLRSCHARAGVPRDRLGATYQVDVTATVAALLRKPIPYSNLGRVIPEVVVLANASADVEATERCNLRQLQRYFKEAGLRVPRDASWATPGISITRQLAAMSHYARRTRMDMSRPGMFIGSTGLLLSAMSLLWSPTIRAHFLPSIGTGWLVRWTTLTLLLRLCLVFANSFVVNEDSEVLGLLSSLLMFLLVPRVLAWRAQHRSRGMGPSAAAGTKLTTAQQSVFLRTLDGTRQIATALQRETIFLGLLLVGLRLGVPTLLRYRAHITHTVDTESSVDRALLQLPAGLRFEQVGIIVGGVAWSALYPHHVRRIAVAATCACLILVYHVPVAHHVVPLLCIAAYPLAWTWASPLSVLQRRARSSGASYATSSGHAAYAYLVTVLWLSSLCNGRVATAIVVALYGTSLPSLCCVLRIEPVLTQGVVLHLAAFVAFFAEGHQCMLNTIDWNSSFVGMPGYSMYAGGILVLSRTFHAFLLVPFALRVWPGATAHGSLDDAAAVAKKRDNHIDGATTEEAKRRQPAADSVAHSMPAPRVAVSASVVITVYAYIMVVQSAVSCFSGYIQKTHLMLFPIFCPKLLFDGVIALLTCAAALIALVVSS; from the coding sequence aTGTCTTCTCAGTGCACTGTGGCGCGACATGACTACCTCTCGTGGtgtccagcgctgctggtgatCGCCCTCTACGCCGGCAGTGTGCTCCTCTTCACCACCTCGATGCTCTCCACCTCCATTGTTATGCGAACTGTGGCGACAGAGCCGTGTGAtgaggcgcaggcgccgtCGGTAGATCAGGTGGTGCTCATCTTAATCGACGCCCTGCGACCCGACTTTGTGTTGTCCTCACTGCGCCCCTTCGCCCGCATCGGTGGACGATGCACTGCGCACGAGGATGCTCTAGGGCCCCAGCGCCTGGACGAATTCGACGCCGGGCAAACACTCCAGTACGTAGAGGAGTCGTTGCGCTCCAGCGAgtcggcggcgttggcgttCTTCCTTGTTGCCGACCCCCCCACGACGACAGCACAGCGCCTCAAGGCCATTGCCACGGGGACGATGCCTGCCTTTCTCGAGGCCGGCTCGAACTTCAACAGCGAGGCAGTCGAAATGGACAGCGTCGTTGGTCAGATGAacggcagcgctgtgctgctgggCGATGACACGTGGGAGAGGCTCTTTCCTAATACGCCTACGCGGCGCCACTGGAAGAAGGCGGTCGGCATCCCTTCCTTTGACGTCGCTGACTTCGACACAAACGACGATGCCGTATTGGCGGAGGTGTACagcgcgctggcggcggagaCTCCGGAGGCCGTGTTACGGGCCGCAGCCACTTCCCCTGCggaggcagagcagcaggaaGGACCCGCGCGGCTCGTGGTTGCGCACTTCCTCGGCATCGATCACATCGGTCACCGCATCAGCTCTGACAACCCCTTCATGAATGCCAAGATCCTTCAGCTGGACCAGATGCTGCGCAACATCAGCCGCACGCTGCGGGAGCGGGCGACGTCCATGAACACgatgctgctggtgctgggcGACCACGGCATGACGAACAGCGGGGATCACGGTGGTGACTCCGCGCAGGAGACGGACACCTTCTTGTTCGCCGAGTATTTCCCCGGCACGCAGGCGGACGTAACGCACACGCatccgccgccgtcggccAGTTCTAACTTGGCGAGGGCGCAGAGGCTCATcgagcggcgctggcgagaTGGCGTGGACGCCGAGTTTGACCGACTTCGCAGCTGCCACGCCCGTGCTGGGGTGCCGCGCGACCGGCTTGGTGCAACGTATCAGGTGGATGTGACAGCCACCGTTGCGGCGCTCTTGAGAAAGCCGATTCCATACTCGAACCTTGGCCGTGTGATCCCTGAGGTCGTGGTACTGGCAAACGCTTCTGCCGATGTGGAGGCCACTGAACGGTGCAATCTGCGCCAACTGCAACGCTACTTCAAGGAGGCGGGCTTGAGGGTGCCGCGCGACGCCTCGTGGGCGACACCGGGGATATCCATCACACGCCAGCTGGCTGCCATGAGCCACTATGCTCGTCGCACCCGCATGGATATGAGCCGCCCCGGCATGTTCATCGGCTCCACTGGGCTGCTGCTATCTGCCATGTCCCTCCTCTGGTCCCCGACCATCCGTGCGCACTTTCTTCCCAGCATCGGCACCGGCTGGCTCGTGCGGTGGACGACTCTCACGCTTCTGCTCCGGCTGTGCTTGGTGTTCGCGAACAGCTTTGTCGTTAACGAAGACTCGGAAGTGCTCGGACTTCTGAGCTCGCTCCTTATGTTCTTACTGGTGCCACGCGTCTTGGCGTGGCGGGCACAGCACCGATCGAGAGGGATGGGCCCATCTGCCGCCGCGGGTACGAAGCTCACCACTGCGCAGCAGTCGGTTTTTTTACGAACTCTTGACGGCACCCGCCAAATCGCCACCGCTCTTCAGCGCGAAACGATCTTCCTGGGCCTTCTCCTTGTCGGACTGCGACTCGGCGTgcccacgctgctgcgctaccgcgcacacatcacacacacgGTGGACACGGAAAGCTCTGTGGaccgcgcgctgctgcagctgccagcTGGGCTGCGGTTTGAACAAGTAGGCATTATTgtcggcggcgtcgcgtGGTCTGCGCTCTACCCGCACCACGTGCGGCGCATAGCTGTAGCCGCGACGTGCGCCTGTCTGATACTTGTCTACCACGTTCCTGTAGCCCACCACGTCGTGCCGCTCCTCTGTATTGCGGCTTACCCCCTGGCATGGACGTgggcgtcgccgctgtcggtATTGCAGCGCCGCGCTCGGAGTTCAGGGGCATCGTATGCCACCTCCTCCGGTCACGCAGCCTATGCGTATCTTGTCACTGTGCTTTGGCTGAGTTCCTTGTGCAACGGGAGGGTGGCGACTGCGATCGTGGTGGCGCTGTACGGCACCAGCCTCCCGTCACTATGCTGCGTGCTCCGCATCGAGCCGGTACTCACCCAAGGCGTCGTGCTGCACCTCGCCGCATTTgtcgccttcttcgctgAGGGCCACCAGTGCATGCTCAATACGATCGACTGGAACTCGTCGTTTGTGGGAATGCCCGGCTACAGCATGTACGCGGGCGGCATACTGGTGCTAAGTCGAACCTTTCACGCTTTCCTGCTGGTGCCCTTTGCTCTACGTGTGTGGCCTGGTGCGACTGCACACGGTAGTCTCGATGACGCAGCCGCCGTGGCAAAAAAGCGTGATAACCATATCGACGGTGCGACAACggaggaagcgaagagaagacaACCCGCAGCAGACTCGGTGGCACACTCGATGCCTGCGCCGCGAGTGGCAGTCTCCGCCTCTGTTGTCATAACCGTCTATGCGTATATCATGGTGGTGCAGTCCGCCGTCTCGTGCTTCAGCGGGTACATTCAGAAGACACACCTCATGCTCTTCCCCATCTTCTGCCCCAAATTGCTCTTCGACGGCGTCATTGCGCTACTgacttgcgcagcagcgttgaTTGCACTTGTCGTTTCCTCCTAA
- a CDS encoding putative CMP-sialic acid transporter, with protein sequence MRNFPWSMRARRYMPNFNAMALVLLAVQNAGYLILMKYAQQADKHHTLAAGGAEPEGGEAQVVIFKASHFLATTEVVKLILSLLWCIVDEVRAMQQESAIAEADTTPAALLRVKEAGWGSAVKNAASPNGVVDEKCRLSPALGDAAEDIDAECVVSVAPLRVLVTRKRFAAVFVSRMRHAIGLDHKYKEALLMVAPAIIYAIQGLLLIYAIELLDPTVFQVLYQVRIMFLAAMMGVVLDFRLSPIRWVALVVLMFGITLAQVSAQSTRTETTIGKADEAVQSEMGKAAAAEKVSSTWSIEGTLAVLAGAFLSALSGVFMEFVVKKRCNQFHLSARNIHLAFFSVVYFLVVFLCEIWRPEVAVGGLAEFISTFFDGFTSLVWTLVALQAVGGILVALVMRYCDNIVKSFSTAFAIVLNGMASVFLFHTALNTTFLVGAFLVLCSIIMYSLKK encoded by the coding sequence ATGAGGAACTTTCCTTGGTCAATGCGGGCGCGGCGCTACATGCCCAACTTCAATGCCATGGCCCTCGTACTGCTCGCGGTGCAGAACGCGGGGTATCTAATCTTGATGAAGTACGCGCAGCAGGCGGACAAGCACCACACACtcgccgccggcggcgcagagccggaggggggggaggcgcaggtggttATCTTCAAGGCCTCACACTTTCTGGCCACGACGGAGGTTGTGAAGCTCATTTTATCTCTTCTGTGGTGCATCGTGGATGAAGTGCGGGCAATGCAGCAGGAGAGTGCGATCGCCGAAGCAGACACCACGCCAGCGGCACTGTTGCGGGTCAAGGAGGCGGGGTGGGGCAGCGCTGTAAAAAACGCTGCGTCTCCCAACGGCGTCGTGGATGAGAAGTgtcgcctctctcccgccctcggcgacgccgcggAGGACATAGACGCCGAGTGTGTTGTTTCTgtagcgccgctgcgggtcCTCGTAACCCGCAAGCGGTTCGCTGCTGTATTTGTGAGCCGCATGCGCCATGCCATTGGGCTGGACCACAAGTacaaggaggcgctgctcatgGTTGCGCCCGCCATCATCTACGCCATTCAGGGCCTGCTGCTCATCTACGCCATCGAGCTGTTGGACCCGACTGTGTTTCAGGTGCTGTACCAGGTGCGCATTATGTTCCTGGCAGCCATGATGGGAGTCGTGCTGGActtccgtctctctcccatTCGGTGGGTGGCActggtggtgctgatgtTCGGTATCACACTGGCACAGGTGAGTGCGCAGAGCACGCGAACGGAGACGACAATCGGTAAAGCCGACGAAGCTGTACAATCAGAGATGGGAaaggctgcggcggccgagAAGGTCTCTAGCACATGGTCAATAGAGGGCACATTAGCTGTGCTGGCTGGCGCCTTCTTGAGCGCGCTCTCCGGTGTGTTCATGGAGTTCGTGGTGAAGAAGCGCTGCAACCAGTTCCACTTGTCGGCACGCAACATCCATCTCGCGTTCTTCTCCGTCGTGTACTTCCTCGTTGTGTTCCTGTGCGAGATCTGGCGACCGGAGGTAGCGGTGGGCGGGCTTGCTGAGTTCATAAGCACCTTCTTCGACGGCTTCACCAGCTTGGTGTGGACCCTGGTGGCTTTGCAGGCTGTTGGCGGGATTCTCGTGGCACTGGTCATGCGCTACTGCGACAACATCGTGAAGTCGTTCTCGACTGCGTTCGCGATTGTGCTGAACGGCATGGCGTCGGTGTTTCTGTTTCACACGGCGCTGAACACGACGTTCCTGGTGGGTGCGTTTCTTGTACTGTGCTCTATCATCATGTACAGTCTAAAGAAGTGA
- a CDS encoding putative aspartate aminotransferase, giving the protein MGIAADFAKDMSPNKVNLCIGVYRDEQNKPFVLESVRKAMAHIVERDTQMDYAPIAGLPSFVNSVQRLCFGKPMLDVQGDRIASAQALSGTGALHLGVQLLQCSSGGSGPATVHIPSPSYPNHLNILKHLNVEVAYYPYYNLQMHRLNIDAMLNYLRQLPADSVVLLHACAHNPTGCDPTPEEWQQIVDVIRRGDLIPFVDMAYQGFATGNIERDAYVLRVLNQQEVPTYLVAQSLAKSFGLYGHRTGALHIRCTTQKEKANVLSQLQSMIRATYSNPPIFGARIADEILRTPQLRELWKSELKQMSNRLQDVRHRLVAQLRACDSTRDWEYLENGVGMMSLMGLTEEQVMALRQKYSVYLTGNGRIAFSGLSAENVAYVAQAIYDVSR; this is encoded by the coding sequence ATGGGGATCGCTGCAGACTTCGCCAAGGATATGTCTCCCAACAAGGTGAACCTTTGCATTGGAGTCTACCGTGATGAGCAGAACAAGCCCTTCGTGCTGGAGTCTGTGCGCAAGGCGATGGCACATATTGTGGAGCGCGACACGCAGATGGACTACGCCCCCATCGCGGGTCTACCGTCCTTCGTAAACAGCGTGCAGCGACTGTGCTTTGGAAAACCCATGCTAGACGTCCAAGGCGACCGCATCGCCTCGGCACAGGCTCTTAGTGGCACCGGCGCCCTGCACCtcggcgtgcagctgctgcagtgctcTTCTGGTGGCTCCGGCCCTGCGACGGTGCACATACCGAGCCCCTCCTACCCCAATCACCTTAATATCCTGAAGCATCTGAACGTTGAGGTCGCCTACTACCCGTACTACAATCTTCAGATGCATCGCTTAAACATCGATGCAATGCTAAACTATCTGCGCCAGCTGCCCGCCGACTCCGTCGTCCTGCTGCATGCCTGTGCGCACAACCCGACGGGGTGCGACCCCACCCCCGAGGAATGGCAGCAGATTGTAGACGTTATCCGCCGAGGAGATCTCATTCCATTCGTTGACATGGCATACCAGGGGTTCGCGACGGGCAACATAGAGCGCGACGCCTACGTCCTGCGCGTGTTGAATCAGCAAGAGGTCCCCACGTACTTGGTGGCCCAGTCCTTGGCGAAGAGCTTTGGCCTCTACGGGCACCGCACTGGTGCCCTGCACATCCGATGCACCACACAGAAGGAGAAAGCGAATGTCctgtcgcagctgcagtcgaTGATTCGTGCCACGTACAGCAACCCCCCCATCTTTGGTGCTCGCATCGCAGACGAGATTCTGCGGAccccgcagctgcgcgagctgtGGAAGTCAGAGCTGAAACAGATGTCGAACCGACTGCAGGATGTGCGGCACCGTCTCGTGGCCCAGCTGCGTGCCTGTGACTCGACGCGGGACTGGGAGTATCTCGAGAATGGCGTGGGAATGATGTCGCTGATGGGGTtgacggaggagcaggtgatggcgctgcggcagaagTACAGCGTCTATCTGACAGGCAACGGTCGCATCGCGTTTTCTGGACTGAGCGCTGAAAATGTTGCCTACGTCGCCCAGGCCATCTACGACGTGTCCCGGTAG